The nucleotide sequence AGCAGTTTGAGAGGTCAGTCTGTGTTGCAAGTCTAAACCGTGTGACTGTGTTTTATTCGATTCGCTTGCTATGTAATGTTTGGTAATGGGTGGGGATACTGACGATGAAGACAACGGTGTCAGAAGCCTTGGCCTCCCTGACGGCGGCGTTGACGCCGTTCTCGATCATCGTTTCCTTTTTTTTGTCCTAGTACCTCTCCACACTCGGCCAACTCGGTTCGAATTATCCTCCTCTTGCTTCGTCGCCATCTTCTCCTTCGCCTTCCCTGGGTCGAACGACGAAGGGGAAGATCGTGTGATTGCCATCGCGTCGTCGCTTCAATGCCGGATCGCGAGCAGAGCAAGGGGAGGCAAAGCACGTTGAAAGGACACGGACAGCAGCGGCGGAAGGAGTCAGTCGATCGGCGTGACCTGTGAACTGAACCGAAATAAGTGAGGCGGAGTGAAAGCCGCGACGACGGTGAAAGCAGACGAACTCACGGCATCGCTGCTGTTGTATGCTGCTGcactgctgcagcagcagcagcagcagcagcaggctcTCTTACTCTTCGATTCCCTCGACACAATTACTTCACTTCACGGACAAATAGCCCAACCCACTTCAATGCCGGACCGACCTCTCCCTCCCTCCCCTGCGAATAAATAGCAGCAGCAGAGTCTTCTCCCATCTCCAAAGGATTCGCGGTGCTCATGTTTGATGCTACACCACAAGGTCTGTTCCTGAACTCATCGGCAAATGGCTGACAAGGGAGGTATATGCCCTTCGGATATCGAAGGAGGGCATCATCTGCTCCCTTCTGATGAGAGCGACCAAGACAGCGACGACGAGGCAGGGCACTCGCCGCACGATCCCAGCTGCGAAATAAGCGCATCTCCGGAGCCTTGCAGGAAATCCTGCGTCTCGGTCTCGGACGGCTCGCTGGAGGGCGACCTAGAGAGCGGGATTTCCGAGAGTAAGACGGCGAGTCCGGAGAGAGGTGGGAGCGATTGCCGGATTTGTCATCTCAGCTTGGAGAAGGCATCTCCGGATGCGGGTGCGCCGATCGAGTTGGGGTGTTGTTGCAAGGACGACCTGGCTGCTGCCCACAAGCGATGCGCTGAGACGTGGTTTAAGATCAAGGGAAACAAGTAAGCGTTATAACACAAATGATCTcaatgttttcttgttctttttctccGTATATTCTGAATCATCGACAGAATGCAATAGTAAGTAGGAATTCTTGTTTGGACTGTTAGAGGGAGAAAAGCATAACATCACAGAACTATGTAAATTACTACTGGTAAACCGATGTTATTCCTAAGCCGTGGCCAGAAACCATTGCGTGGGAACAAATTTCTGAAGGTATTCAAATTTAGGGAAGACTTGAATTAATTATAAGAGTCTAATGATGAATGTAAGCATCGTAAACTAGTGGTTTAGACATATTAAAAGTCAGTCTGTCACCTATACAAACTATCAATCTCAATGGTTTAGATTTATTATTGTTTCAGGTCAATGTTGGGTTTCATAAGAAATTTGATTGTTTTTGTTCCTCGTCATTTCCAAGCTCTAGATGTAGGAGCAGAACACTGTGCATTACATCAAAGAAAGATGTTGCCTTGGTGATCTAGGGACAGTCTTTTATCTTTAGATATATAGATAGATACTGTTCGGTGACTTGAATCCTGGTTTCCACGTCTCAAAATGACAATCTTATCATAGTACCAAcgtccgtccgtccgtccgtccTCCCCCTCCATCTTACAAATACTGTAAGTGCCTTTGCATTTGGTATACTTTCTCTGTTTTTGGTTTGTTGTGGTATTGTGTTTCTCCATAGAGACTCAGATGTTTCAGCCAAAATAGACTGATTTTGACAGACAAAGAAGCTACAACATGGTTTTAGTTTCAGCTTTTGAATGGTTTCACCTCACCGAGCTGGCTACCAAACCTGCTGAAGCTAATAAGAACTCAAGTTTCAAAGGGTTTTATTTCTCTGATGAGTTGAACACTTTTTACTTCTTTTGTTGATTGTGCGCTTCTTGAAATCTGACTTCACAAACTATTAGAATGCTGCTGTGATGCATAAAACCAACCTATTATTGGGTTGTTACTGTTTGTCACTTGTTGAAAGCTGACATTAGAAAGTTTGTGTTTTCTTTCTTGATTTCACAAACTATTAGAATCCTGTGATGCATGACAATTGCCAGGTTGTCGCATCGCAAAGTGGCTTTCATGTTTGGTCTCAAGCCTCGAAGCTGGTTTTACTTCCACCATGGAGATCTTTGTTCTTCCTTTTGTTTCTGTCTGCAGGACATGTGAGGTTTGCGGCTCGATCGCGAAGAATGTGGTGGGTTCAGGCGAGACCGAACCCACCGAGCACTGGAACGAAGCTGCTACTGCATCTCCACcaccttcatcatcatcatcatcatcatcagaaacACAGAGCTTTTGGCAGGGCCACCGGTTTCTCAACTTGCTGCTTGCGTGCCTGGTGTTTGCCTTTGTCATCTCCTGGCTATTTCATTTCAATGTTCCAGGCTGAAAGTTGACACCAAGTTTTCACCAGACACGAGTTCTTGCAGTGAGATATCGAACCGAACCTATAAGAAGTCGAATGATCTATTGCTTGCTAATCAGTGAGTTTTGCTGCGTGTGTTAAGTTACACAGGCATACATACCTGTCTTCTTCTTTACGTGTACATTTGTGTGTT is from Musa acuminata AAA Group cultivar baxijiao chromosome BXJ1-6, Cavendish_Baxijiao_AAA, whole genome shotgun sequence and encodes:
- the LOC103988901 gene encoding uncharacterized protein LOC103988901 — its product is MADKGGICPSDIEGGHHLLPSDESDQDSDDEAGHSPHDPSCEISASPEPCRKSCVSVSDGSLEGDLESGISESKTASPERGGSDCRICHLSLEKASPDAGAPIELGCCCKDDLAAAHKRCAETWFKIKGNKTCEVCGSIAKNVVGSGETEPTEHWNEAATASPPPSSSSSSSSETQSFWQGHRFLNLLLACLVFAFVISWLFHFNVPG